Proteins from one Triticum aestivum cultivar Chinese Spring chromosome 7A, IWGSC CS RefSeq v2.1, whole genome shotgun sequence genomic window:
- the LOC123154394 gene encoding disease resistance protein Pik-2-like, with translation MVTTRIEAVAVACSDASEICGDNIYHIEPLNSEDSKKLFLSRAFGSKDATCPTELEDEMNKILKKCGGLPLAIVSIGSLLASYKSAEHKDMWDRVCKSISYHMDTNPTLDGMRQILTLSYDHLPYHLKGCMMYLSIFPEDFLINKDRLVYRWIAEGLVEEKRGMTLLEVAEAYYEELVSRGMINPTGEIISHVYGAVETCRVHDLMLEVMVSKSLEANFVSLIGGQYDGMSYDTIRRLSVHGGGQRPKESPSNKDSPSKKTKESTSKKMVKKNDLKDINVQHVRSLSMFQLEGNKLLDRLGEFTLLRVLDLEDCKGVENKHMSHICRMYLLRYLSLRGTDISVLPTKVCDLEHLQTLDVRATGLARLPETLIKLEKLERLFFSQKDVWSTMWKPPQGLWKMKALREVGWVLLEDDAVEVAQEVGELENLQRLSIYVDCERPNGPKVLEELALSLSKTHSLRSLDMGTMSYEANALNFLLELPSPPRLLRFLRIAGGIDKLPNWVESLTYLVEFHMSWAHFIDDQLFGVLCKLPNLKSIWMQRNCYTGRELVARTAHNFPALRNLRGTCDQEMPRVYKFEEGSMTKLEKLSLNFDNWSEKSIVGIEHLTSLKEVQLAGKRGNPALDQTLELLKAESGRHPNHFTVGVKYD, from the coding sequence ATGGTGACCACTCGCATAGAGGCCGTGGCCGTAGCATGCAGTGATGCTAGTGAAATTTGTGGAGACAACATCTATCACATCGAGCCCCTCAATTCAGAAGACTCCAAGAAGCTGTTCCTCAGCAGAGCATTTGGCTCCAAGGATGCCACTTGTCCCACAGAGCTGGAAGATGAAATGAACAAAATTCTCAAGAAATGTGGTGGGCTGCCATTGGCCATTGTCAGCATTGGCAGCCTCTTGGCCAGCTATAAATCAGCGGAGCACAAGGATATGTGGGACAGAGTTTGCAAATCAATTAGTTATCATATGGATACCAATCCCACCCTTGACGGGATGAGGCAGATACTCACACTCAGCTACGACCACCTGCCCTATCACCTCAAGGGCTGCATGATGTATCTTAGTATTTTCCCGGAGGATTTTCTCATCAACAAGGATCGGCTAGTATACAGATGGATCGCCGAAGGATTGGTTGAGGAGAAGCGGGGGATGACCCTGTTGGAGGTTGCAGAAGCCTATTATGAAGAGCTGGTGAGCAGGGGCATGATTAATCCCACTGGCGAAATAATCAGCCATGTCTATGGAGCTGTGGAGACATGTCGGGTGCATGACTTGATGCTGGAGGTCATGGTGTCCAAATCCTTGGAGGCCAACTTTGTCAGCCTGATAGGTGGGCAGTATGATGGGATGTCCTATGACACAATACGCCGCCTCTCCGTCCATGGTGGTGGGCAGAGGCCCAAGGAATCTCCATCCAACAAGGACTCTCCATCCAAGAAAACCAAGGAATCTACATCCAAGAAAATGGTTAAGAAGAATGACTTAAAAGACATTAATGTGCAGCATGTCCGATCACTGAGTATGTTTCAGCTCGAAGGGAACAAGCTGCTTGATCGTCTGGGTGAGTTCACTCTGCTGAGAGTACTAGACCTGGAAGACTGCAAGGGTGTAGAAAACAAGCATATGAGCCACATCTGTCGGATGTACCTTCTAAGGTATTTGTCCCTGAGAGGTACAGATATCAGTGTGCTGCCTACAAAAGTCTGTGATCTGGAGCATTTGCAGACACTTGATGTACGTGCCACCGGCCTTGCTAGACTTCCAGAAACCCTGATAAAACTAGAGAAACTTGAGCGCTTGTTCTTCTCCCAGAAGGATGTTTGGTCTACCATGTGGAAGCCACCTCAGGGTCTTTGGAAAATGAAGGCGCTGCGGGAGGTGGGCTGGGTGTTGCTAGAAGATGATGCTGTTGAGGTTGCCCAAGAGGTAGGTGAACTAGAAAATTTGCAAAGGTTAAGTATCTACGTCGATTGTGAGCGGCCCAATGGTCCCAAGGTTCTTGAAGAACTTGCCCTGTCCCTGAGCAAGACGCACTCTCTCCGGTCGCTCGACATGGGCACCATGAGTTATGAGGCCAATGCGTTGAACTTTCTCCTTGAGCTCCCCTCGCCGCCACGCCTCCTCCGATTCCTCAGGATCGCTGGTGGCATTGACAAATTGCCCAATTGGGTCGAATCGCTCACATATCTTGTTGAGTTTCACATGTCATGGGCACACTTTATCGATGACCAACTGTTTGGGGTTCTGTGTAAGCTGCCCAACCTGAAGAGCATCTGGATGCAGCGGAACTGCTACACTGGCCGAGAGTTGGTTGCACGCACTGCGCACAACTTTCCGGCGCTCAGGAATCTCAGAGGGACCTGTGATCAGGAAATGCCCAGAGTCTACAAATTCGAGGAAGGATCCATGACAAAGCTCGAGAAACTTTCACTGAATTTCGACAACTGGAGTGAGAAGAGCATTGTCGGCATTGAGCACTTGACGAGCCTTAAAGAGGTGCAGCTCGCAGGTAAGAGAGGGAACCCTGCGCTGGACCAGACTCTGGAGCTGCTAAAGGCGGAGAGCGGGAGGCACCCCAATCATTTCACAGTTGGAGTGAAGTACGACTGA